A single genomic interval of Burkholderia sp. HI2500 harbors:
- a CDS encoding alpha/beta hydrolase family protein, translated as MKPITFGSCVGWLHEGQTTQGVVLCEALGHEASWTHKFMRAIAERLASNGVTVLRFNYPCSGDSAGDDLDAGRYAACIDSIHDAIGMLRDQVGVASLTLVGIRAGALFAMLAAAGNGQRPSPRVDALAAFAPVVRGRAYLREMSFVHRQWLDITSPAIRAAHRDEPCMNVLGHRFPDDFVDALKAVDLCDVVRDAATLPGAMLLIDPDQGDGPALRDALLARGVDVATDSFREWSTTMLDGTRSRLPLDAIDTLVNWIAERAPHVATRIDPARPLDPSWNGESAVALDMTDMTEQVVAVGPDRVVGVLCRPADTGPANPVAPALVIANTSTNPRSGEGRFSVRLARTLARAGVTTLRIDVHGVGDSGVAAPDDQAPVVYSPQSSDDVAAAADWLRALGYPEVIATGICSGAYAALHAAVKTPSLGGVIAINLARFVWPAGLSLEAVQKQRNNSVRGYWLSVRDWKKWKGLVRERRDLRPIVAAVAANAIARVSVPLKEAAARFGWKPRAGTPRGVMHVLAQRNVRTTLVYGALDPGIDDVRRHFGAIERAFRHSRHVRLHLEPQVDHAVYGAVGTDIVIGLCMQALGRDSARSVVRVADPATLDAAAGSYGSVSVGRP; from the coding sequence TTGAAGCCGATTACGTTCGGCAGCTGCGTGGGGTGGCTGCACGAGGGACAGACGACACAAGGGGTGGTCCTGTGCGAAGCATTGGGCCACGAGGCATCGTGGACGCACAAGTTCATGCGGGCGATCGCCGAGCGCCTTGCCAGTAACGGTGTCACGGTGTTGCGATTCAACTATCCGTGCAGCGGTGACTCCGCGGGCGACGATCTCGATGCCGGTCGGTATGCCGCGTGCATCGACAGCATTCACGATGCGATCGGCATGCTGCGCGACCAGGTCGGTGTCGCGTCGCTAACGCTCGTCGGAATCCGTGCGGGCGCGCTGTTCGCGATGCTGGCCGCCGCAGGCAACGGCCAGCGCCCGTCGCCGCGCGTCGACGCATTGGCGGCGTTCGCGCCCGTCGTGCGTGGGCGTGCGTACCTCCGCGAGATGTCGTTCGTGCATCGGCAGTGGCTCGACATCACGTCGCCGGCCATTCGTGCCGCACATCGCGACGAACCGTGCATGAACGTGCTCGGGCACCGCTTTCCCGACGATTTCGTCGATGCGCTGAAGGCGGTCGATTTGTGCGACGTCGTGCGCGATGCAGCGACGTTGCCCGGCGCGATGCTGCTGATCGATCCCGATCAGGGGGACGGTCCTGCGTTGCGCGATGCACTGCTCGCTCGCGGCGTCGACGTGGCGACCGACTCGTTCCGCGAATGGTCGACGACGATGCTGGACGGCACGCGCTCGCGCTTGCCGCTCGACGCGATCGACACGCTCGTCAACTGGATCGCCGAACGGGCACCGCACGTGGCGACTCGCATCGACCCCGCGCGGCCGCTGGATCCGTCATGGAATGGCGAGTCGGCTGTCGCGCTCGACATGACGGACATGACCGAGCAGGTCGTCGCGGTAGGGCCGGACCGGGTGGTCGGCGTGCTGTGCCGTCCCGCCGATACGGGGCCGGCAAATCCCGTCGCGCCGGCACTCGTGATCGCGAACACGTCGACGAATCCGCGCAGCGGAGAAGGGCGCTTCAGCGTGCGCCTCGCGCGGACGCTCGCACGCGCCGGCGTGACGACGCTGAGGATCGACGTGCATGGCGTGGGCGACAGCGGGGTTGCCGCGCCCGACGACCAGGCGCCGGTCGTGTATTCACCGCAGTCGAGCGACGACGTGGCAGCCGCCGCCGACTGGCTGCGTGCACTCGGCTACCCGGAGGTGATCGCAACCGGCATCTGTTCGGGCGCCTATGCGGCATTGCATGCGGCCGTGAAGACGCCGTCGCTCGGCGGCGTGATCGCGATCAACCTGGCGCGTTTCGTGTGGCCGGCCGGGCTCTCGCTGGAGGCGGTGCAGAAGCAGCGGAACAATTCGGTGCGCGGCTACTGGCTATCGGTGCGCGACTGGAAAAAGTGGAAGGGCCTCGTGCGCGAACGGCGCGATTTGCGGCCGATCGTGGCGGCCGTCGCCGCCAATGCGATCGCGCGGGTCAGCGTGCCGTTGAAAGAGGCCGCCGCGCGCTTCGGCTGGAAGCCGCGCGCCGGCACACCACGCGGCGTGATGCACGTGCTGGCACAACGCAATGTCCGGACGACGCTGGTGTACGGCGCGCTCGATCCCGGCATCGACGACGTGCGGCGCCACTTCGGTGCGATCGAGCGCGCGTTCAGGCACTCGCGTCACGTGCGACTGCATCTCGAGCCGCAGGTCGATCACGCGGTGTACGGCGCGGTCGGCACGGACATCGTGATCGGGCTGTGCATGCAGGCACTCGGCCGTGATTCGGCGAGGTCGGTCGTGCGCGTTGCCGATCCTGCCACGCTCGACGCGGCCGCAGGGTCGTACGGGAGCGTGTCGGTCGGCAGGCCGTGA
- a CDS encoding oligosaccharide flippase family protein — MSNLKKNFLLLLTLQISMYAVPLLIAPLLTHALGPEGYGQLAFSLAVIAYLTNCTSYSFDLTATPRIALARDDRAERSRIFWATLYAQIGIAMICFIVLVALTFLFKRFGEDRDLLLIGFGMVAGVAFTPGWYFQGMEKLRALSVILFIGRILSLPAMFALVHSPADIDRAMIVNAAVPTLSAIVLAIYLYAQREIDFIRVEFSDVAESLKGGWQVFLASTSIAFYASTNTVLLGFVSGNVAAGYFAAGDKLIRAALSMLQPLKAATYPRINYLMRHARNDAFSFLRKLFVVQVAMVLGISLVIFFGAPLAVRILYGPSYEPTVQVLRWMAFIPFMAGMTDLFGVQTMLPLGMKSAFTRILMSSGVLNIVLVPVLAKYFAELGAAAAVLTAEAAVAAALATVVYRAGIPLPGSPLARRG; from the coding sequence ATGTCTAACCTCAAGAAGAACTTCCTGCTGCTGCTGACGTTGCAGATTTCGATGTACGCGGTGCCGCTGCTGATCGCACCGCTGCTGACGCACGCACTGGGGCCTGAAGGCTACGGCCAACTCGCGTTCTCGCTCGCGGTCATCGCCTACCTGACCAACTGCACGAGCTACAGCTTCGACCTGACCGCCACGCCGCGCATCGCGCTCGCCCGCGACGACCGCGCGGAGCGCTCCCGTATCTTCTGGGCGACGTTGTACGCACAGATCGGCATCGCCATGATCTGCTTCATCGTGCTGGTCGCGCTGACTTTCCTGTTCAAGCGCTTCGGCGAGGACCGCGATCTGCTACTGATCGGTTTCGGCATGGTGGCCGGCGTGGCGTTCACGCCAGGCTGGTATTTCCAGGGCATGGAGAAACTGCGCGCGCTGAGCGTGATCCTGTTCATCGGCCGCATCCTGAGCCTGCCCGCGATGTTCGCGCTCGTGCACAGCCCGGCAGACATCGACCGCGCGATGATCGTCAACGCAGCCGTCCCGACGCTGTCCGCGATCGTGCTGGCCATCTACCTGTATGCGCAGCGCGAAATCGACTTCATTCGCGTGGAGTTCTCCGACGTCGCGGAATCGCTGAAAGGCGGCTGGCAGGTGTTCCTCGCGTCGACGTCCATCGCGTTCTATGCGTCGACCAACACCGTACTGCTCGGCTTCGTATCGGGCAACGTCGCGGCAGGCTACTTCGCCGCCGGCGACAAGCTGATCCGTGCGGCGCTCAGCATGCTGCAACCGCTGAAGGCCGCCACCTATCCGCGCATCAACTACCTGATGCGGCACGCGCGCAACGATGCGTTCTCGTTCCTGCGCAAGCTGTTCGTCGTGCAGGTTGCGATGGTGCTCGGCATCTCGCTCGTGATCTTCTTCGGCGCGCCGCTCGCCGTGCGCATCCTGTATGGCCCTTCGTACGAACCGACGGTCCAGGTGCTGCGCTGGATGGCCTTCATTCCGTTCATGGCCGGCATGACCGACCTGTTCGGCGTGCAGACGATGCTGCCGCTCGGGATGAAGTCCGCATTCACGCGCATCCTGATGTCATCGGGCGTTCTGAACATCGTGCTGGTACCCGTGCTCGCAAAGTACTTCGCCGAGCTGGGCGCAGCCGCCGCCGTGCTGACGGCCGAGGCGGCGGTCGCCGCGGCACTCGCCACCGTCGTCTATCGCGCCGGGATTCCGCTTCCCGGTAGTCCGCTCGCACGACGCGGCTAG
- a CDS encoding glycoside hydrolase family 3 C-terminal domain-containing protein translates to MRDTLWPAVVLAATLCTTAYAGDADFNAQGDATDAFASAAAVRRADLLVRKMTLDEKLQFIHSQYEMSKVPGGGAGYIQGVPRLGIPDLNMVDSATGSGSTSQASTTFPATIAVAASWDRRLSYDYGKQVAIQLRAQGFGMGLAGGTNLAREPRGGRLFEYLGEDPLLAGDLLAERTLATQRQKVIATIKHYAGNEQEHGRMGGNTQIDERTLRELYLLPFEIAAKRGRPGSVMCSYNRLNGTYACENPHLLNDVLKNEWGFQGQVQSDWGATHSTAAAINAGLDEEEDVGPSVYLTPAAVKQAIANGSVSTARLDDMVRRKLAVMIRVGVMDDPAKGGGTIDFAAGNRFAQAASEQSIVLLKNDGNQLPLAASALSRIAVIGGHADAAVLSGGGSGNTRDPVSGSFAGCGGLTFGSSTGCSWWRNPWLKVDVPIVAAIRALAPAAQVTYAGNSDQQSPFRAYTQQEIDQAAALAGRSDVAIVVVAQPAGEDFGDLQSLSLANPSNQDALVEAVARANPHTIVVVQSGNPVLMPWKDQVSAIVEAWYPGEAGGKAIANVLFGAVNPSGKLPVTFPARDQDSPAWGQNGAFDNDPVYAEKLNMGYRWYDAHNIKPMFEFGYGLSYTHFAYSGLSVSKQWDGSLSVAFTVRNDGRVAGAETPQVYLGVPYKDEPPKRLVGWEKIRLNPGEARRVHVTVSPRMQSVWDTSRNGWRVVPGGTVYVGASSRDIRLQGH, encoded by the coding sequence ATGCGGGACACACTCTGGCCGGCCGTCGTGCTGGCAGCGACCCTCTGCACCACCGCCTATGCGGGCGACGCCGATTTCAACGCGCAGGGCGACGCGACCGATGCATTCGCGTCGGCTGCGGCGGTTCGGCGCGCTGACCTGCTCGTGCGCAAGATGACGCTCGACGAAAAACTTCAATTCATTCATTCGCAATACGAAATGTCAAAGGTGCCGGGCGGCGGCGCCGGCTACATCCAGGGTGTGCCGCGCCTCGGCATTCCCGACCTGAACATGGTCGATTCGGCGACGGGTTCCGGCAGCACGTCGCAGGCCAGCACGACGTTCCCCGCGACGATCGCCGTCGCCGCGAGCTGGGATCGCCGCCTGTCGTACGACTACGGCAAGCAGGTCGCGATCCAGTTGCGCGCGCAAGGATTCGGCATGGGCCTCGCCGGCGGCACCAACCTCGCGCGCGAACCGCGCGGCGGCCGCCTGTTCGAGTATCTCGGCGAGGATCCGCTGCTGGCCGGCGACCTGCTCGCCGAACGCACGCTGGCCACGCAACGGCAGAAAGTCATCGCGACCATCAAGCACTACGCCGGCAACGAGCAGGAGCACGGCCGGATGGGCGGCAACACGCAGATCGACGAACGCACGCTGCGCGAGCTGTACCTGCTGCCGTTCGAGATCGCCGCGAAGCGCGGCCGGCCCGGCAGCGTGATGTGCAGCTACAACCGCCTGAACGGCACCTATGCGTGCGAGAACCCCCATCTGCTGAACGACGTGCTGAAGAACGAATGGGGCTTCCAGGGCCAGGTGCAGTCCGACTGGGGCGCCACGCACAGCACCGCCGCCGCGATCAACGCCGGGCTCGACGAGGAAGAAGACGTCGGGCCGAGCGTGTACCTGACGCCGGCGGCGGTCAAGCAGGCGATCGCGAACGGCTCGGTGTCGACCGCGCGCCTCGACGACATGGTGCGCCGTAAGCTCGCGGTGATGATCCGCGTCGGCGTGATGGACGATCCGGCCAAGGGCGGCGGCACGATCGATTTCGCGGCCGGCAACCGATTCGCGCAGGCCGCTTCCGAGCAGTCGATCGTGCTGCTGAAGAACGACGGCAACCAGTTGCCGCTCGCCGCGTCGGCGCTGTCGCGTATCGCCGTGATCGGCGGCCATGCCGATGCGGCCGTGCTGTCGGGCGGCGGCTCGGGCAACACGCGCGACCCCGTATCGGGATCGTTCGCGGGTTGCGGCGGCCTGACGTTCGGGTCATCGACGGGATGCAGCTGGTGGCGCAATCCGTGGCTGAAGGTGGACGTGCCGATCGTCGCGGCGATCCGTGCGCTCGCGCCGGCCGCGCAGGTCACGTATGCCGGCAACAGCGATCAGCAGTCGCCGTTCCGCGCGTACACGCAGCAGGAGATCGACCAGGCCGCGGCACTCGCGGGCCGCTCGGACGTCGCGATCGTCGTGGTCGCGCAGCCGGCCGGCGAGGATTTCGGTGATCTCCAGAGCCTGAGCCTCGCGAACCCGTCGAACCAGGATGCGCTCGTCGAAGCCGTCGCGCGCGCGAATCCGCACACGATCGTCGTCGTCCAGAGCGGCAACCCGGTGCTGATGCCGTGGAAGGACCAGGTCTCCGCGATCGTCGAGGCGTGGTATCCGGGCGAAGCCGGCGGCAAGGCGATCGCGAACGTGTTGTTCGGCGCGGTCAATCCGTCCGGCAAGCTGCCCGTCACGTTCCCCGCGCGCGATCAGGATTCGCCGGCCTGGGGGCAAAACGGTGCGTTCGACAACGATCCCGTCTATGCGGAAAAGCTGAACATGGGCTATCGCTGGTATGACGCGCACAACATCAAGCCGATGTTCGAGTTCGGCTACGGGCTGTCGTACACGCACTTCGCGTATTCGGGGCTGTCGGTGTCGAAGCAATGGGACGGATCGCTGAGCGTCGCGTTCACGGTGCGTAACGACGGGCGCGTTGCCGGCGCGGAAACGCCGCAGGTCTATCTCGGCGTGCCGTACAAGGACGAGCCGCCGAAGCGGCTGGTCGGCTGGGAGAAGATCCGGCTGAATCCGGGCGAGGCGCGGCGTGTGCACGTGACCGTGTCGCCGCGGATGCAGAGTGTGTGGGATACGTCGCGTAACGGCTGGCGCGTGGTGCCGGGCGGGACGGTGTACGTCGGTGCGTCGTCGCGGGATATCCGGTTGCAGGGGCACTGA
- a CDS encoding DUF4865 family protein, with protein sequence MLTAYYVHRLPADYDLDIIRNRVRERGRLWDDTPDLVFKGFLLREAGRYGATENGYASLYLWRNEQAFAGFVTDGRYRVVTDSFGRAPIDVQVALDARKGSASAGRFVRLEAIDIPADADLDATLAQEVERNRDVAARQGTVAAAVSLDPLRWRLTRVLVSEQEQERDGGGAGTVYQVLHLARPLLDTLEGSGV encoded by the coding sequence ATGCTGACCGCGTACTACGTGCACCGCCTGCCGGCGGACTACGACCTCGATATCATCCGCAATCGCGTGCGCGAGCGCGGCAGGCTCTGGGACGACACGCCGGATCTCGTGTTCAAGGGGTTTCTGCTGCGCGAGGCGGGCCGCTACGGTGCGACGGAAAACGGCTATGCGTCGCTTTATCTGTGGCGCAATGAACAGGCGTTCGCGGGGTTCGTCACGGACGGCCGCTATCGGGTCGTGACGGACAGTTTCGGACGCGCGCCGATCGATGTGCAGGTCGCGCTCGATGCGCGCAAGGGCAGTGCGTCGGCGGGACGCTTCGTGCGGCTGGAAGCCATCGACATTCCGGCGGACGCCGACCTCGATGCGACGCTGGCACAGGAGGTCGAGCGCAATCGCGACGTGGCGGCGCGGCAGGGTACGGTTGCGGCCGCCGTCAGCCTCGATCCGCTGCGCTGGCGGCTGACGCGCGTGCTCGTATCGGAGCAGGAGCAGGAGCGGGATGGCGGCGGCGCGGGCACGGTGTACCAGGTTTTGCATCTGGCCCGGCCGTTGCTCGATACGCTTGAAGGGAGCGGGGTGTGA
- a CDS encoding LysR family transcriptional regulator: MKTLDIEAVQAFVLTADLKSFTRAAEAMDTTQSAVSLKIKRLEDGLGRRLLERTPRQVRLSADGTAFLEPARELVAAHQGAVGAFGAGQRRLVIGVSHHAVGADLPMLLRRMSEAEPGLVLEIRVAASRDVLDAFDRGQLDAAVALQHDSRRLDGETLLSASFGWMAATDFEYHPPQPLRLATQAEPCSVRHMAIGALDEAGVAWTEVFVGGGVATIGAAVSAGLAVAALGHRVAPVGTVDVGARYGLPPLPARDVVLYSNLTDARARQALRTLGAALRSSVGAR; encoded by the coding sequence ATGAAAACGCTCGACATCGAAGCCGTGCAGGCGTTCGTGCTGACCGCCGACCTCAAGAGCTTCACGCGGGCCGCCGAGGCGATGGACACGACGCAGTCCGCCGTGAGCCTGAAGATCAAGCGACTTGAAGACGGCCTCGGCCGCCGTTTGCTGGAACGCACGCCGCGGCAGGTTCGCCTGTCGGCCGACGGCACCGCGTTCCTGGAACCCGCGCGCGAGCTCGTAGCGGCTCACCAGGGTGCGGTCGGCGCGTTCGGCGCCGGCCAGCGGCGGCTGGTGATCGGCGTGAGCCATCATGCCGTCGGCGCCGATCTGCCGATGCTGCTTCGGCGCATGAGCGAAGCGGAACCCGGGCTCGTGCTGGAGATCCGGGTCGCCGCGTCGCGCGACGTGCTCGATGCGTTCGATCGCGGCCAGCTCGATGCCGCCGTCGCGCTACAGCACGACAGCCGGCGGCTCGATGGGGAAACCCTGCTGTCGGCGTCGTTCGGCTGGATGGCCGCGACCGATTTCGAATACCATCCGCCGCAACCGCTGCGGCTCGCGACGCAGGCCGAGCCGTGCAGCGTGCGCCACATGGCGATCGGCGCGCTGGACGAAGCCGGTGTCGCGTGGACTGAAGTGTTCGTCGGCGGCGGCGTGGCGACGATCGGCGCGGCGGTGTCCGCGGGGCTGGCCGTCGCCGCGCTCGGGCATCGCGTGGCGCCCGTCGGGACGGTCGACGTGGGCGCGCGATACGGGCTGCCGCCCTTGCCGGCGCGCGACGTGGTGCTCTACTCGAACCTGACCGATGCGCGGGCCCGGCAAGCGCTGCGCACGCTGGGCGCGGCGCTGCGGTCGTCGGTCGGCGCGCGGTGA
- a CDS encoding IMPACT family protein, with protein MMYSLATTYIRELEIRKSRFIAYAIPVEDRDAAMQALQRLRDEHPAATHVCWALLAGGQSGMSDDGEPSGTAGRPILEVLRHHDLDGVLGAVVRYYGGVKLGAGGLVRAYTDAIASALLDAEHVERIRYTRLAIEIGYPEEARVRRWIEQAGYELVDSAYGMTVKLVIKLPETADANARTELFDLTQGRSGFPDL; from the coding sequence ATGATGTACTCGCTCGCCACCACCTACATCCGGGAACTCGAGATCCGCAAGAGCCGCTTCATCGCCTACGCGATTCCCGTCGAAGACCGCGACGCCGCGATGCAGGCACTGCAACGCCTGCGTGACGAACATCCAGCCGCCACGCACGTGTGCTGGGCATTGCTGGCGGGCGGCCAGTCGGGGATGTCGGACGACGGCGAGCCGTCCGGCACGGCGGGCCGGCCGATCCTGGAAGTGCTGCGCCATCACGATCTCGACGGTGTGCTCGGCGCGGTCGTCCGTTACTACGGCGGCGTGAAGCTCGGCGCGGGCGGGCTGGTGCGCGCGTACACCGATGCAATCGCGTCAGCGCTGCTCGATGCCGAGCACGTCGAGCGCATCCGCTACACGCGGCTCGCCATCGAGATCGGCTATCCCGAGGAGGCGCGCGTGCGCCGCTGGATCGAACAGGCCGGTTATGAACTGGTGGACAGCGCGTACGGGATGACGGTCAAGCTCGTGATCAAGCTGCCCGAGACCGCCGACGCGAACGCGCGGACCGAGTTGTTCGACCTGACGCAGGGGCGATCAGGCTTTCCCGATCTGTGA
- a CDS encoding H-NS histone family protein, which yields MHQVQTLQAQLAELDRRIKAARSRERNAVLAQVRELVTSYALTAREIFGQGYSDRAKLFTVGVKYRDPATGATWSGRGRAPAWIVGRDRTAFLIRE from the coding sequence ATGCATCAAGTGCAGACACTGCAAGCCCAGCTTGCGGAACTCGATCGGCGCATCAAGGCGGCGCGGAGCCGCGAACGCAATGCGGTGCTGGCGCAGGTACGCGAACTCGTCACGAGCTACGCGCTGACCGCGCGGGAAATCTTCGGGCAGGGTTACAGCGATCGCGCGAAGCTGTTCACCGTCGGCGTGAAGTATCGCGACCCGGCAACCGGCGCGACATGGAGCGGCCGCGGCCGTGCACCCGCATGGATCGTCGGGCGCGACCGCACCGCGTTCCTGATCCGGGAGTAA
- the ppk2 gene encoding polyphosphate kinase 2, with protein MGDNDTRTETDDRTDMESMEARQRRFEEDLVDAYDEELEMELDDRRFDDSDDLLFSQERREARKEYFRELFRLQGELVKLQDWVVSTGHRLVVIFEGRDAAGKGGAIKRITQRLNPRVCRVAALPAPNNRERTQWYFQRYVAHLPAGGEIVLFDRSWYNRAGVERVMNFCTDEEYEEFFRSVPEFEKMLVRSGIQIVKYWFSITDHEQEVRFQSRIEDPLKQWKLSPMDLESRRRWEAYTAAKEEMLQRTHIPEAPWWVVQAVDKKRARLNCIHHLLQQVPYHEVPHAPIDLPPREHHEDYIRRPVPDNMIVPDTY; from the coding sequence ATGGGCGACAACGATACCCGCACCGAGACCGACGACCGCACCGATATGGAATCGATGGAGGCGCGCCAGCGCCGTTTCGAGGAAGATCTGGTCGACGCCTACGACGAAGAGCTCGAGATGGAGCTCGACGATCGCCGCTTCGACGACAGCGACGACCTGCTGTTTTCGCAGGAGCGCCGCGAGGCGCGCAAGGAGTATTTCCGCGAGCTGTTCCGGCTGCAGGGCGAGCTCGTGAAGCTGCAGGACTGGGTCGTGAGCACCGGGCACCGGCTCGTCGTCATTTTCGAGGGGCGCGACGCGGCCGGCAAGGGCGGTGCGATCAAGCGCATCACGCAGCGGCTGAACCCGCGCGTATGCCGCGTGGCGGCGCTCCCGGCGCCGAACAACCGCGAACGCACGCAATGGTATTTCCAGCGCTATGTCGCGCATCTGCCGGCCGGCGGCGAGATCGTGCTGTTCGACCGCAGCTGGTACAACCGCGCGGGCGTCGAGCGCGTGATGAACTTCTGTACCGACGAGGAATACGAGGAGTTTTTCCGTTCGGTGCCCGAGTTCGAAAAGATGCTGGTGCGTAGCGGGATCCAGATCGTCAAGTACTGGTTCTCGATCACCGATCACGAGCAGGAAGTGCGCTTCCAGAGCCGGATCGAGGATCCGCTCAAGCAGTGGAAGCTGAGCCCGATGGACCTCGAGAGCCGCCGCCGCTGGGAAGCCTACACCGCCGCGAAGGAAGAGATGCTGCAGCGCACGCACATTCCGGAAGCGCCGTGGTGGGTCGTGCAGGCCGTCGACAAGAAGCGCGCGCGGCTGAACTGCATTCACCACCTTCTGCAGCAGGTGCCGTATCACGAGGTGCCGCACGCACCGATCGACCTGCCGCCGCGTGAGCATCACGAGGATTACATCCGTCGACCGGTGCCGGACAACATGATCGTGCCGGACACTTACTGA
- a CDS encoding OmpW/AlkL family protein, which yields MASRDKDRRRARPGTVRPLSRWLGATLFACAAAAHGAPQPDGDAAPRWQAGADGIGFWPGGDADGFDASAWATDPGPARGGRGESVDVSPADAVPFTARKITLGQRTRGAGRACAATRDDGADGIGFDDNGSAGGCEPAATRDATADDAPAGGVVHADRMPYELHPIDPSRLPDLPAAQAPPLLTQLMGDDRNMVGLGWHFVGTTGRSTPVTTHTDALGLNSFQNRGSSLSLSNTNTLAFTFTHFFSENWAAELGAGIPPVLTLRGHGSIALPLDRIFSGVQGRFPLIDLANTQSNPLATTRAWLGSVVFKYYLGEREDRFRPFAGIGISYTRFTNTNLNPVFQRKLASLGGLLAAGADIGSLQSLLLDPSLFQRIWDAGGDLLLSGKTNVSAKVKSVWEPVFTVGASYQITRQFWITGMVTYIPLRTKITLDIDQPNRQLASNTFDISANPVLASVLLAFRF from the coding sequence ATGGCGAGCCGGGACAAGGACCGCCGCCGCGCGCGGCCGGGCACGGTGCGTCCGCTGTCGCGCTGGCTCGGCGCGACGCTGTTCGCGTGCGCGGCCGCCGCGCACGGCGCGCCGCAGCCGGACGGCGACGCTGCGCCACGCTGGCAGGCCGGCGCGGACGGAATCGGCTTCTGGCCGGGCGGCGACGCGGACGGGTTCGATGCGAGTGCGTGGGCGACTGATCCGGGGCCGGCCCGCGGCGGTCGCGGCGAGTCGGTCGATGTGTCGCCAGCCGATGCCGTACCGTTCACGGCACGCAAGATCACGCTCGGTCAGCGGACCCGCGGGGCGGGGCGCGCATGCGCGGCCACACGCGACGACGGCGCGGACGGCATCGGCTTCGACGACAACGGCTCGGCCGGCGGTTGCGAGCCGGCCGCGACACGCGATGCAACGGCGGATGACGCACCGGCGGGCGGTGTCGTCCACGCCGACCGGATGCCGTACGAGCTGCATCCGATCGACCCGTCGCGGCTGCCCGATCTGCCGGCCGCCCAGGCGCCGCCGCTGCTGACGCAGCTGATGGGCGACGACCGCAACATGGTCGGCCTCGGCTGGCACTTCGTCGGCACGACCGGCCGATCGACGCCGGTGACGACGCACACGGACGCACTCGGGCTGAACAGCTTCCAGAACCGGGGTTCGAGCCTGTCGCTCAGCAATACGAACACGCTGGCTTTCACGTTCACCCACTTTTTCTCGGAGAACTGGGCGGCCGAACTCGGCGCGGGCATTCCGCCGGTGCTGACGCTGCGCGGGCACGGCAGCATCGCGTTGCCGCTCGACCGGATCTTTTCCGGCGTCCAGGGGCGCTTTCCGCTGATCGACCTCGCGAATACGCAAAGCAACCCGCTCGCGACCACGCGCGCGTGGCTCGGCTCCGTCGTGTTCAAGTACTACCTCGGCGAGCGCGAGGATCGGTTCCGCCCGTTTGCGGGCATCGGCATCAGCTATACGCGCTTCACGAACACGAACCTGAATCCCGTGTTCCAGCGCAAGCTCGCGTCGCTCGGCGGGCTGCTCGCGGCGGGCGCGGACATCGGCAGCCTGCAGTCGCTGCTGCTCGACCCGTCGCTGTTCCAGCGGATCTGGGACGCCGGCGGCGACCTGCTGCTGTCGGGCAAGACCAATGTGTCGGCCAAGGTGAAGAGCGTGTGGGAGCCGGTGTTCACCGTCGGCGCGAGCTACCAGATCACGCGCCAGTTCTGGATCACCGGCATGGTGACCTATATCCCGTTACGGACGAAGATTACGCTGGACATCGACCAGCCGAATCGGCAACTCGCATCGAACACGTTCGATATTTCCGCGAACCCCGTGCTGGCCAGCGTGCTGCTCGCGTTCCGCTTCTGA